TCCATAAACACGATACCAAACCCCTCTATCATTGGGCCAATCTGGATAGAGGGCATTACGTGGATATCGGCCGCGCAAATGCTTTTGATCTTTTCTTCTTCGGAAATACGCCCCAAAAATCGCACCCACCGCTTAAGTCCCAGTCGTTCAACCAGCCCTTTGAGTTCTTTTTCCTTTTCCCCGCTTCCAGCAATAACGTAGGCCACCGGAACCCCCTCCTGGTGAAGCCTTGCCATGGCCTTGATAACCGCCTCTTGGTTTTTCCGGGGTTCCATGCGCGCTACTGTGATCAAAATCACCGCCTCTTCAGGAAACCCCCAGGCCTTGCGATGGGTTTTTCTTTCCTTCTTAGGCAGTTGGTAAAGCTCAAAATCAACCCCAAGGTGTACTACTATGACTTTATTTTCTTTAGCCTTAGACCTTTCACCGAGCAAATTCTCAATCAGCTTTGCCGTAGAAAAACTATTGGCAATGACAAAGTCAGAGGCCTCAAGGGCCTTCCTGGCAAGCCAGCGCAGCTCTTTGCTGGTCTTGGCCACCAAAAATTCCTCGCCATGGGCGTAGGTAATAAGGCGCAAATTATCCCGTAGCCAAAATTTGAGCCAAAGCAAATTCGCCGCCTCAGGAATGGCCTTTACCGCATGAACAGTAACCTGTTTGACTTTTTCCTTTTTTCTCAGGCCAGAAAGAAATTTATGCAAAAGCGCTGTGTTTTTTATAAAATTCTTATCTATTCCCCACGAGCTAACACAAAAAGGTAGCCTTACAATTTCTTTTATAGGGCCGTGACTCTCGGCATCAAAAGATGTAACCTCACGGGCCA
The Thermodesulfatator atlanticus DSM 21156 genome window above contains:
- a CDS encoding glycosyltransferase family 4 protein, which translates into the protein MLDIFFSYDFFPKIGGAHLWLYKVAYHWQRSCIYLTQEMPEMAREVTSFDAESHGPIKEIVRLPFCVSSWGIDKNFIKNTALLHKFLSGLRKKEKVKQVTVHAVKAIPEAANLLWLKFWLRDNLRLITYAHGEEFLVAKTSKELRWLARKALEASDFVIANSFSTAKLIENLLGERSKAKENKVIVVHLGVDFELYQLPKKERKTHRKAWGFPEEAVILITVARMEPRKNQEAVIKAMARLHQEGVPVAYVIAGSGEKEKELKGLVERLGLKRWVRFLGRISEEEKIKSICAADIHVMPSIQIGPMIEGFGIVFMEAAAAGLPSIAGKVGGQPEAVVHGETGLVVDGTNLDEIVWALKRLATDKELRRKMGEQARTWAQKHDWKNISQRIFGEITTATTSPRDNR